CACATTCATGGtacaaaagaaaggaattaaCATAACACGTAATTCCCAAAATCCCCAAATTCCAGTCGTGTTCAGCAATTCCTAAAACCAGCAATTCTCTCTTCCCTGGCCTCACTGTTTACTTGACAATCTCCTTATGTAATATTGATCATATACCATACTTGGCAACTCcatgtgtgtgtggtaaaaccTGTCCTAGTTACGTATTGGCAATTCATCCAATACACTCCCTCTCCTCATCTCCCACCCCGCTCCCCGTCCCAAGTACAATATCCAGTTATTTAAACTCCCAATGTTACTTTCCTCGCtgccctaaatttttttttccaccttaGGTAAATTCATACATTACGTTACGCCATTTTGATGTTTGTGGTTACTTTCGATTGTCTGTAACAGTACAAGTTTTTCTCAGCCTTGGTTCTTTATGGAAattcacatgtatgtatgtatgtatgtatgtatgtatgtatgtatgtatgtatgtatgtatgagtgttaACAGTAGACTTTTTTAGCCTTGTTTCTTTATAGAAATtggcttgtatgtatgtatgtatttatgcatgtatgtatctatgtatttatgcGGGGTaaaatttatgcatgcatatatatgtatgacagctaagcttacattttatatatatatatatatatatatatatacataatatatataatatgcatgtgtatgtatatatatataaatatatatatatacatgcatatatgtatatatgtatttttatatacatatatatgtatacatgcatacatacatttatatatataattatatatactatatatatatatatacgagtatatatatatatatatatatatatatatatatatatatatatatatatatatatatatatatatatatattatatgtgtgtgtgtatgcgtacacacctacctacctacatcatacgtacatacaaagaaagaaagaccaCCATGACATATCATCTTGCAAAGCAAAACCATCATTAATTCTCCAACGTATAATACAGTACCTCTAAACCAGAAAGAACGAGACTCAACGAGACTCGGCGAGACTCGGAGAGACTCGGGGAGACTCGGGGAGACTAGGAGATACTCATCAGGTGAGTATTACCTTAATAAGGTCGAATGAAACTGAAAGGCGATAACCGTCAGGAAGGaagataaatcataattttttttttcttttgcctcctTTCGCTTTTGGGGTTTCCCGAGCGGAATTCCTGTCTTCAAAGAAAATTGTgcgtggaaaagagagagagagagagagagagagagagagagagagagagagagagagagagagagagggagagagggtaggggtaggggaggagggagagaggggagggatagggagagggggaaggaaggaggaaggaaggcttggaagaaaatgggatgataagttttatatatatatatatatatatatatatatatatatatatatatatatatatatatatatatatatatataatatatatatataaagtataatgttTATCTTCTgcagttcagctctctctctctctctctctctctctctctctctctctctctctctctctctctcattattattatatgtacgtATTCTTGCAGATTCTTAATGGACAAGCAACAAATATATtcaacttacagagagagagagagagagagagagagagagagagagagagagagagagagagagagagagagagagagagagagagaatcaactcaTTCTATAATTCCAGAGTGCTAGCATGTAACAGCTGCGTGATTTCACACTACGATAAAGGGATGAAGTAAGGGTAAGACAGAGACAAGAACgcaaaggaaagggaaatggaatcttctgTCTAATTTAGGGTTTCCTGTTCCTCTGTCAAAGATCTGACAGGACTCATTAACATGTGGGGAGTAGCAGTGGGTCTCAACGAGGCTTGAGAGACTTGTGAAGTTAATGAGAGCATCATTTTCCTGTCGCACTAATTTGGGCAAcatcattttccttaaaaatagaatttttttttttttttaggaaacagtaagattttcttttgaattataaaatttctgtaaaagtaaactattgtgccggctttgtcggtccttccgcattttattctgtccgcactcagatcttaaaaactactgaggctagagggctgtaaattggtatgttgatcatccaccctccaatcatcaaatataccaaattccagccctctagcctcagtagtttttattttatttaaggttaaagttagccatagtcgtgcttctggcaacgatatagggtaggccaccaccgggccgtagttaaagctTTGTGGGCCGCgattcatacagctttataccgagaacaccgaaagatcgatctattttgtCCACAATAAGCAATATGTTTAGAACGGTTTAAGAATGtacaataagaaataaacaaaaattagggAAACTCTTGGTAGTTTAGTGTCTCTCATATACATAGtcttaagaatttatataagacACACCTTTAAGGATAATCATTATGTGAAGAACGcttcaaaaataaacaacaagaaaTGGACGAAACCCAGCCAATTTTGTTCTCATGAGTCAGACGAAAAAATATCTTCCCCTAAAATCATTCCCTTCTCTCAGACCGCTTCGAGTTCCGAGCAATGCAGGAAGAACGTTATCCAGGAAAGCAATCAGTGCTTGCACCGACTAAAATGACATGGTATTGTCTTGCCTTACGTCTGCcattcaccagaaaaaaaaaattacaaaaaaaagagaggaggaagTAAGATATAGAGTGGGGAAATTCTTTTACGGAACTTTCTCCGTCCTAAAATTAGCGATGAGTAATATCACCTATGTTCCTTTCCCGGGTTAATTTAGGAGATGTTTTTATCACGACGAGGTAAATATTATTGTGATAAATGTTTTCTCACGTGGCTATTGGATGCTATAGGTAGTACACACCTGTCCGACTATAATAGACTTCCGGGGTTTGAGAGACATAGGAGAATATACGTGTATTATGTTTAAAGCTGTGTGATTGGGTTACACGCGCTGAAGAGGTAAAAATGGAGTTCCTTCAATGACTAACAAtagtgataaaatttaaaaacattattctGATAAGACTGCAACAACCAAATgtggaagaatttatataagaaaagttCGACATTACtgaagagaaatgtttttttttagttaactgaTAAATTTGTACAATCTCCCGCATGTTCTTGTGGTTagtaaatacaattattaatctttttcccttttcaaaaaaATGAGAATTCGAAACAACCAGATATTAAGAAGAGGAAGTGAATTATGACGGTGACAGACATTTTAGGTGCAGTGAACAGACCACCGGTCAGTTACAGAAGTCTGTGAGTTTCAGATATGAAAGTGTGGCAAACAACAGTAATTGAAAATAACATTGAGAAGTGGTAACTACGCGTAAGGAGACCGTGGTTAATGGGGAAATCTGCGAGGAGCTAATTGATGAGAACATGAGGGGGaaaaaagtatgagagagagagagagagagagagagagagagagagagagagataaatatctaATCTAGAGGCCCTGGAAGCCCTGTAAAACGagctcgaaagagagagagagagagagagagagagagagagagagagagagaggtcctggaAGCCCTGTAAAAtgagctcgagagagagagagagagagagagagagagagagagagagagagagagagagagagagagataatctagaGGTCCTGGAAGAcctgtaaaatgagagagagagagagagagagagagagagagagagagagagagagagagagagagagagagagagagagagagaggtaaatatttaaCCCAGAGGCCCTGGAAGTcctgtaaaatgagagagagagagagagagagagagagagagagagagagagagagagagagagagagagagagagagagagagagttttaaatttaaagatggcTTTCATATCAGCTTATGTCAATAAACCTGTCAAATTAGGAAAGAATGGAATTAGTTCAGCACTGATATTCTCTGGAAAACCACGACTGGAAAATATTGACGTACTAGAATGATGATACAGGCTTGCTCGAATATCGCCCAAAACGAGGTCGCCATAACTATATACCAACCGCATTCCATctaaaaaaatatgcacattttCTCTAGTGGTCAGGTATCGGCGCATATCGTCCGCTGAATATCAGTCCTCATATGAAAAATAGGAGAAATGAatcggaatatatataaatatgatacgaCTTGGGGCTACACGAAAGGTGAGGAAGGCTTCAATTGAGGAAGGCTTCAGTTCCCCATGGGGAAAGTTCCCCAGGAATTGTTTTGAAAGCAGGATGTGGTCGTGAAAATAGAAGGAGTTGAAGAGAGCTGGTTGGGAAGGAGGGCAGGACGCCATAGACAGAAATAGAAAGAGCTGCTTTGGTTGGTTGAACGGAGAAAATGGTAACCAAATAGCAAGGCAGTAAGTGGTACAGGGAGTTACTTTGATAAAATAAACCTCCTTTTGTTGAGAATGATAAACATTTCACATTGAGGGAGAAGTTCACATTTTACTATACTAAAAGTGCTAAAAGGTTTGATTAAAGTTGGCTAGATTTCAGTGCTAAAATGTTTGATTAAAGTTAGCTGGATTTAAGAAGTAAAATCTAGCGATAGATAACCAAAGCCGATTGATTCAGCTCTCTGATAATGCAGAAAGGTAAGAGAGCGATTTCCTGAGATAATATATGCAGTGCACGAGTCAACGATAAAGgggacaaaaaacaaaagtaaatagaaCCATTTAATGAATTTATGTAAACATTCTTTGAAAAGAAGTACATATCCGATTGGACAGCTGGACTGACTAGACTGCAAACGAATTGCAGgttctaaatgtatatatattaaaaatttgagtatttaaataaaatggaaaaagccAAGAATAACATTAACCATAAGTGTCAGTAGAGAAATATAAGTTAGTGTTGAGGAGACGCCCCCTTTATTTGTCGGCTTAAGGAGCTGAGTAGAGGCCGGATGGAGTTGTAGGTCCTCCAATTCCGCCTCCGATTCCGCCTCCGATTCCGCCACCGATTCCACCTCCGATTCCACCTCCGATTCCACCTCCGATTCCGCCTCCGATACCGCCAATTCCACCTCCAATTCCGCCTCCATGACCGCCAATTCCGCCTCCGATTCCACCGCCGATTCCACCGCCGATTCCACCGCCGATTCCACCGCCGATTCCGCCTCCGATTCCACCGCCGATTCCGCCTCCGATCCCGCCTCCGATCACTTGACCGCTGGCGTGGGCGGCAGAGCTGAGAGCAGTCTGAAGATCAATGCCACCAGGGAGAGCTGGGTTATCGTTAGGCCCGTAGTTGACGAAGTAGACCTCAGGGTTCTTCTTGGGTGGAGCGGGCACCTCGATGACCTTGGGACCTTCGATGGGTCCTTGCTTGTTGAGGACGTAGACGATGTTCTTCTGCTGGGGTGGTGGGACGACGATGGGATCGGGTCCGTCGATCTGGTCGGGGGTGCGGATGAAGACGATGTTGTGCTCGACCTTTGGTGGGGGGATGACGGGTGGGGGGCCGGAGTAGCCGACGTCGACGTCGGGAGCGGAGTACACGAAGACGTGACGGCTGACCTCAGGGATCACGCAGGATCCGTCGACGTGGAGGATCTCGCCGTCGCGGCAGCCGCCGCCGAAGCCGCCGCCGCCGATTCCGCCTCCGAtacctccaattcctcctccgatacctccaattcctcctccgATTCCTCCGATTCCTCCTCCGATTCCTCCGTGGCCTCCGCCAATTCCGCCGCCGATTCCGCCTCCGATTCCACCGCCGATTCCGATTCCGCCTCCGATTCCGCCTCCGATTCCGCCTCCGATACCTCCAATTCCTCCGTGGCCTCCGCCGAATCCGCCGCCGATGGAGCCTCCACCGACGCCGAATCCACCTCCGGAGCCTCCGTGGGTGAAGCCGGGACCAGAGGGGATCGATGAGCTATACCCGCCGTCGGGGGCAGCAGCTACAGCTGCGAGAAGGGCAGCGGACAAAACCTGGAAGATGAAGAAGTCGTAAAGAACGAGTCGAGGCGTCTGGAAGGCTGGAAATCTGGGATGGAAGTCATTTCCACACCTTTGACCTTTCGTACCCTGATTGCTTGCCAAAGAAAATGTCGTGTTCTGATTTAAATATATGCTTTCCTATACTTGTTTTGGATGCTTGGCAGAGAAATGCCGTGTTCTGATTTAAATATATGCCTTCCTATGCTTGCTTTGAGTGCTTGCCAAAGAAATGCCGTGTTCTGATTTAAATATATGCTTTTCTTGACTTGTTCTGAACGTCGGAGTGATTTTAAAATCAGTTACTGTGTACTCCAGTACCTCAGAAGGTTCAAGGCATACGAGAAGGAAGAACTGAATAGTTTTCACTTTCCTCAATTAACCAAAGGTCAACTGAGTAAGTTGCGTGCGGGTGAGTGTTTGGAAACCTTCTATAGCGTTACGAATAAGGTATGAATTCCAAGACGAGATAGACTTTTACTATGGTTCAATGAATAGAGGACAAGATGACAAGTTTTCGTAtttagagaataaagaaaaaaaaaaaggaattctggATGACATAATTAAACCAAAACTGGTTCCGACTGTGAAgctatttctctttttttggaaATCTGAGTGAAAGTGAAGCATAACAGAAATCTGTCAGAATTGGGAAAGGGTCCGTTATACAAAAATTACGTTAATATGTCTTAGAAAatgttaagcaaaataaaatatgaattattaaagGCTTAAGTACTCATTCGCTTGATTGATATTCGGCAGGTACTGTCGAAGTGAATATCACTGAGATTTTAACTCGACTCGATGGGTTGTCACAGTTATCGTCTAAATTGCTCTGGTAAAAAAATCTAAGCGgtaagaaagaacaaaacttcCAGGCAGTGGGTTGGGGGTGCGGGGGGTATTAAGTCTGGATCAAGTGTGGCTAACAATTAGAGGTAATCACTTTTCCCTCTTGCGACGTGCATGTTCTACACCGCTTATGCAATAAGCGTCGGCTTGTGGTTGAGCCATGACTTGCAAGCGCAAAGAATAAGGTCAGAGTGGAACTAGGTATGACGGCGGGCAGCCCACGACTAGGAATTTAGTCCTAGGGCCCAGTATAACCCGTTCTAGGGCGCTCCTCCTTCCGGTCAAGGTAACGGAAGTCACTGAAGCAAAAGCGAAGCTGAAATCGAGTCTTGGAAAAaatttttggaagaagaagaagaggagattggagagagagagagagagagaggggttaatgCCCCCTCCTTGCGGGACGCCGCCAAGTGTTGCTGAAGCTTGTAAACAGCCCTAGCAGGCAGACTGGTGTAAACAGCACTGTGTCTTGACGTAGTTGAAAAGCTACCATAGCAAGAGTGGGGAAAGAGAGTGAATATATTCATGTCACAGAGGCTAGCAATGTTCAATATTTTAATCTAAAATGGAAAGGGCTTCTCAAGATGCACACTTTCTCGAAATCGTTTCTCAAAGTAGGGAAAGTTCTGCAGGTCAAGGAAATGTTGACATAGGAGTCATGGAAATCAGATTAATCAGAGGCTGGGGATGACAGTACAAGAACCTTCCAGGAAGAGAAGAAACCTGTATTATGTCAGAGTTCTCGGCGAATGTaagaatcagtaaaaaaaaaaaaatgcaagtttaaAAGGTTGCAAAAGACTTGGCTTGGCAGATAGCTTACTCGGCAAAAGAAAggggaagtgggagagagagagagagaagaagaagaagaagaagaagaaggagaagtagaaaaggagaaaggaggaagagtAAGGGGGTAAATGAGGAGACAGCAATGGAAGCATATCAAGAGTGACTTTGCAGTTTATGTCAGTCGCCACATCAAGCGTTGCAGAAGCTCTGCAGAGCAAAGTCATTACCAttaatctttttgtatttttagcagCACGAGCGCCATCCAGTAGCCTTTATTATAAACGAGGCACCAACCTTTGTCGCTCTGAAGGTTGCAACACGACAttttaggaagagagagaaagaaattaatcgGTACCTGTTCTGAAAGCACTTGCAAAGCATTCACTGCAGGGTATTGTGACTCTCGAAGCGTTTGCAATAAAATTCTTCGGTTATCAGTTTCCTAAAGATTGATAATGTATCTACGAATATTGAGGAAGATGTAGAATACACGCGTGAGTCttgaaatgtttcaaaatttcaGTCTTCTAGTACCTGCACGAATCGTGAACTCGCAACATAGAGATACATTTAGGGCTCACGAACGCTGAAGTATTTGCTAAAAATTTAATTTCGGCTCACGAATATCAGAACATTTGCAAAATATACCGCATGTCAGCATGGGTGGTGGGAAAACGCGAGTGAAAGGGagcgtttacaaaaaaaaagaagaaggaagggaaatGGTTTATCAACAGCAAAACTAAAGACGCCAAATTATATTCATTAGGGGCCTGAAGAGCCTTTTGCTCGCGTGGGAAGGTCTTATAAAACCCCTGTTTCATTCTGAACTTACGTTCTCAAAGAGGGAATTACCGAATTAGCGATCGGGTTAATTGACATTGCCTAAGGAGTGTTTCAATCACGTGTTCCGGAATAGAAGTATGAAAGTAAACTTGAATGATTCTGCTTTTAGAAACGCGAAGACTTCAGGATttcaaagtagcgtgaattttccaaattttgAAAACGTAATCTACTAAGCATCACAAAATGGAATTCTGGGGAACTGGTCTCTGAGATACTCTGTGCTAAATACGAACAATAGTTGCATCAAATACTAAAGTGAAAGGACGAATAatattaaagacaaaattcaagcatTAAATATCAAACGCCAGACTCAGGTAGCAAACATTGTGCTACTTCGAGGATCAAGTAATATATTAAGCCCAGTTCAAACAAGGAGTAAAATGTCAAGGTATTACTTCAGAGAGGACGGGGACGGAGACAAGGGTGTTTAAATTTACGCTCACAGGTAATTTGCAAAATTGGCAGAAGAAGAAATCCCTGTCCGCCACCCGCTGAGATTCATGAGAAGAAACGATTGTGTAACATTCGAGGAACCAGAAAGTGCTAGAAAAAGTAgtcttcacgagagagagagagagagagagagagagagagagagagagagagagagagagagagagagagagagagaaactgctcaAGATTAGGTCACCCAAGAGTGAGAGACAAGACAAATTTGTATAAACGTTTTATGACAGGTaagtcataaagagagagagagagagagagagagagagagagagagagagagagagagagagagagagagagagagagagagagagagagagagagcaattaacgTAGAAGAATCTGAGAGTTGCTCTCGAACATAAAAAACAGACATGGGAACGACCTCCAGAGTAATAATCGTTTTACCAACTTTACACGTCAGTAGAAAGCGCGTTTGGACCACAGGGTGCAAGATGCAACTACAGCTACAAGAAAAACAATAGTAGTCTATTTTTAGCTGAAGCAAATAAGGCATCAAGATCTCTGAAAAAGGGTTGGGAGAGAAGGAGAGTGTTCACAGGAGCATTAATGGGAATGTACAAAGGGATTGAAGAGTTTAGTAAttaggaggaatatatatatatatatatatatatatatatatatatatatatatatatatatatatagagagagagagagagagagagagagagagagagagagagagagagaatctcctggtcccttttaccagagagagagagagagagagagagagagagagagagagagagagagagagagagagagaaaggaaggaaattccCTGGTCCCttttaccaaagagagagagagagagagagagagagagagagagagagagagaaagagagaaagaaagagagagagagagagagagagagagagagagagagagagagagagaaaggaaggaaattccCTGGTTccttttaccagagagagagagagagagagagagagagagagagagagagagaggggaaatcaCGCCGAACTCGCCATTACGGGACACTAAGGCAAAAGGAGACCACGACTTATATTTCACTCTATCAGGTCAGATGAACTCTGGGAGGAGGAGAAAGTCGCCATGACTTGCCATGATACTTCGGTTGGTCAGGAGATGGTAGCTATTCTGGGGCACTCCGCTTTGGCCGGTTCATGGGGCATGATTGTCTCATGCCCGGGTTGGGCAAACCGGGTCTTACGTAatgttaaaagtgttttttttttctttggctaaGAACCTAATGTTTTGGGTGTGGTAACAGCACAGGTATTTTGATAAAACTGGTGTTTTTACTTGATagaaaaatctataacaaaaattggtgtttttcttaataaaaatgtatttaagaaaATGGTTTTTGTGACAATGCTATGAGGCAATGGGCGAAATGAGGCCTG
The sequence above is drawn from the Macrobrachium rosenbergii isolate ZJJX-2024 chromosome 15, ASM4041242v1, whole genome shotgun sequence genome and encodes:
- the LOC136846793 gene encoding uncharacterized protein; translated protein: MKYLVLSAALLAAVAAAPDGGYSSSIPSGPGFTHGGSGGGFGVGGGSIGGGFGGGHGGIGGIGGGIGGGIGGGIGIGGGIGGGIGGGIGGGHGGIGGGIGGIGGGIGGIGGGIGGIGGGIGGGGFGGGCRDGEILHVDGSCVIPEVSRHVFVYSAPDVDVGYSGPPPVIPPPKVEHNIVFIRTPDQIDGPDPIVVPPPQQKNIVYVLNKQGPIEGPKVIEVPAPPKKNPEVYFVNYGPNDNPALPGGIDLQTALSSAAHASGQVIGGGIGGGIGGGIGGGIGGGIGGGIGGGIGGGIGGGIGGHGGGIGGGIGGIGGGIGGGIGGGIGGGIGGGIGGGIGGGIGGPTTPSGLYSAP